In Clostridium sp. DL-VIII, the following proteins share a genomic window:
- a CDS encoding HU family DNA-binding protein: MNKAELITSMAEKSKLTKKDAELALKSLIESVEEALEKGEKVQLVGFGTFETRERAAREGRNPRTKEVIKIPATTVPVFKAGKEFKDKVNK; the protein is encoded by the coding sequence GTGAATAAAGCAGAATTAATTACTAGCATGGCAGAAAAAAGTAAGTTAACAAAGAAAGATGCAGAATTAGCATTAAAATCTTTAATTGAAAGCGTTGAAGAAGCATTAGAAAAAGGAGAAAAAGTTCAACTAGTTGGTTTCGGAACTTTTGAAACAAGAGAAAGAGCTGCTAGAGAAGGAAGAAATCCTAGAACTAAGGAAGTTATAAAGATTCCTGCAACAACAGTGCCAGTATTTAAAGCTGGAAAAGAATTCAAAGATAAAGTTAACAAGTAG
- the spoVT gene encoding stage V sporulation protein T produces the protein MKATGIVRRIDDLGRVVIPKEIRRTLRIREGDPLEIFTDRDGGVILKKYSPIEELTNFSKEYCESLQQVIGHVVLIADKDAFVSVSGAPKKEYIERKVSSELEKVMDGRKTVLLNKASNSVIPLHNDDDETTYTSQVISPIVAEGDEIGAVIIVSKEDGELGEVETKLVETAAAFLGKQMEQ, from the coding sequence ATGAAGGCAACAGGAATTGTTAGACGAATCGATGATTTAGGAAGAGTGGTAATACCAAAAGAAATAAGGAGAACTTTGAGAATAAGAGAAGGAGATCCATTAGAAATTTTCACAGATAGAGATGGGGGAGTAATTTTAAAAAAATATTCTCCAATTGAGGAACTTACTAATTTTTCAAAGGAATATTGTGAAAGTTTGCAACAAGTTATAGGTCATGTTGTATTAATTGCTGACAAAGATGCATTTGTTTCTGTAAGTGGAGCACCTAAAAAAGAGTACATAGAAAGAAAAGTAAGTAGCGAACTAGAAAAAGTAATGGATGGCAGAAAGACTGTATTATTAAATAAAGCTAGTAATTCAGTAATACCATTACATAATGATGATGATGAAACAACTTATACAAGTCAGGTTATATCACCAATTGTAGCAGAAGGAGATGAAATTGGTGCAGTAATAATTGTATCAAAAGAGGATGGAGAACTTGGTGAAGTTGAAACAAAGTTAGTTGAAACTGCAGCAGCATTTTTAGGTAAGCAAATGGAACAATAA
- a CDS encoding septum formation initiator family protein — MKKKLILKRVVIIGFIIFFVFSYIRQSITTNRIQKEIASKQSQLDEVKQKNERLQDEVDKINSDSLDYLEKLARERLGMIKPGEKVVSGEVTNGGSN; from the coding sequence ATGAAAAAGAAGCTAATATTAAAAAGAGTAGTAATTATTGGGTTTATTATTTTCTTTGTTTTTAGTTATATTAGGCAAAGTATAACCACGAATAGAATTCAAAAAGAAATTGCAAGTAAGCAGTCTCAATTAGATGAAGTCAAACAAAAGAATGAGAGGCTTCAAGATGAAGTTGATAAAATTAATTCAGACTCATTAGATTATCTCGAAAAATTAGCAAGAGAAAGACTTGGAATGATTAAGCCAGGTGAAAAGGTTGTTAGTGGTGAGGTAACGAATGGAGGTTCTAATTAA
- the yabP gene encoding sporulation protein YabP, translating into MEKRVENKVEESKSNLILENRKKLALSGVIEVISFDEQKIDLTTNLGNLTIKGEELKMNKLDVQNGDVTIAGNIASIVYNGKISKKSNESIISRLFR; encoded by the coding sequence ATGGAGAAAAGAGTAGAAAATAAAGTAGAAGAGAGTAAATCCAATTTGATTCTAGAAAATAGAAAAAAGTTAGCATTAAGTGGTGTTATTGAAGTTATAAGTTTTGATGAACAGAAAATAGATTTAACAACTAATTTAGGAAACTTAACTATAAAGGGAGAAGAGTTAAAAATGAATAAATTAGACGTGCAAAATGGTGATGTTACAATTGCTGGAAATATTGCGTCTATAGTTTATAATGGGAAGATATCTAAAAAAAGCAATGAAAGTATAATAAGTAGATTATTTAGGTAG
- the yabQ gene encoding spore cortex biosynthesis protein YabQ, whose translation MLLGLNMQVNIVVYSLIAGIITGILFDIYRGIRGLNSIKILLIIEDLLFCILIALIVFTFLLYTNYAFLTPYVYIFIIIAVLIYFKFISKYFYTGEIIIIKSFYKLFRILLKNILYPLKIIAYKIADKRK comes from the coding sequence ATGCTATTAGGATTAAATATGCAGGTCAATATTGTTGTATATAGCTTAATTGCAGGAATAATAACAGGAATATTATTTGATATATATAGAGGAATAAGAGGATTGAACTCTATAAAAATATTGCTCATAATAGAAGACCTGTTATTTTGTATACTTATTGCTTTAATTGTATTTACTTTTTTATTATATACGAATTACGCTTTTTTAACTCCCTATGTATATATTTTCATAATTATTGCTGTTCTAATATATTTTAAATTCATTAGTAAATATTTTTATACTGGTGAAATAATAATTATAAAGTCATTTTACAAGTTATTTCGAATATTATTAAAGAATATATTGTATCCATTAAAAATAATTGCATATAAAATTGCCGATAAACGGAAATAA
- a CDS encoding RNA-binding S4 domain-containing protein: protein MRLDKYLKVSRIIKRRTVAKEISESGRIVINDKVAKPSTKVKEGDIIQITFANKILKAEITNIAEHVRKEDAKEMYEIIEGEEDQE from the coding sequence ATGAGATTAGATAAATACTTAAAAGTATCGCGTATCATAAAGAGAAGAACTGTAGCAAAAGAAATAAGTGAAAGTGGTCGTATAGTAATCAATGATAAAGTAGCAAAGCCTTCAACAAAAGTGAAAGAAGGAGATATAATTCAAATAACCTTTGCTAACAAAATATTAAAAGCTGAAATAACTAATATAGCAGAACACGTAAGAAAAGAAGATGCAAAGGAAATGTATGAAATCATTGAAGGAGAAGAAGATCAAGAGTAG
- a CDS encoding polysaccharide biosynthesis protein has translation MKKQSLIKGSIILGTAGILTRFLGLFFRWPLIMLIGDEGIGYYQMSYPLYMFFIAMASGVPVAMSKIISEKNATNDIEGSFEVMKEAAILMAIIGTGTTLALFFFAKPIILFLKWDSKAYYSLIGISFAPIVISYVTIFRGFFQGLQNMTPSAISQIIEQIGRVIFGVGLAIFLLPKGIEYSAGGAAFGATAGAVVGGTYLYSNYKKVKKNYKIKKVRNNTEILSTILRIAIPISLGTTVGSIMNLIDSILVPQELLKAGFTNTQSTVLYAQLTGKASVIINIPLTLSMAICTSLVPIIAENFVLKREKGLKNKVDASIKMSAVIAIPCTMGLFFLAEPVMKFIFPGRFDGIEILKYLSLSIPFIIITQTTTAILQGTGNYIKPVINLLIGCIIKIILTCTLVPMEAFNIYGAVIASCGAYSLISILNMIAMKFTLKIKLNLYEILIKPTYAAIIMMIFVLISYNIIYKKTISNGVSCLLSIFLGMIIYIILIIIFRVFNVEDIKSRFKTYSKRN, from the coding sequence ATGAAGAAGCAATCCTTAATAAAAGGAAGTATTATTCTTGGGACGGCAGGAATATTAACTAGATTTCTAGGGCTGTTTTTTAGATGGCCGCTGATAATGTTAATAGGTGATGAAGGAATAGGGTATTATCAGATGTCTTATCCACTGTATATGTTTTTTATAGCCATGGCCTCAGGAGTCCCTGTAGCAATGTCCAAAATAATATCAGAAAAGAATGCAACGAATGATATAGAGGGAAGTTTTGAAGTTATGAAGGAAGCTGCTATTTTGATGGCAATAATAGGGACAGGCACTACTTTAGCGTTATTCTTTTTTGCAAAACCGATAATACTATTCTTAAAGTGGGATTCAAAAGCATATTATTCATTGATAGGAATCTCTTTTGCACCAATTGTAATATCATATGTAACCATATTTAGAGGATTTTTTCAAGGACTTCAAAATATGACTCCGTCGGCAATATCACAAATAATTGAGCAGATTGGAAGAGTTATATTTGGAGTAGGACTAGCTATCTTTTTATTACCAAAGGGAATTGAATATTCTGCAGGAGGAGCAGCTTTTGGTGCTACTGCGGGAGCTGTTGTTGGAGGAACGTATTTATATTCCAATTATAAAAAGGTTAAAAAGAATTACAAAATTAAGAAGGTAAGAAACAATACTGAAATATTAAGTACAATATTAAGAATTGCAATCCCTATATCATTAGGTACAACAGTTGGAAGTATTATGAACCTAATAGATTCTATTTTAGTTCCGCAAGAACTACTAAAAGCAGGTTTTACAAATACTCAATCTACTGTTCTGTATGCACAATTGACAGGAAAAGCCTCGGTTATTATAAACATTCCATTAACCCTTTCTATGGCAATTTGTACATCATTAGTTCCTATTATAGCTGAGAATTTTGTACTTAAAAGAGAGAAGGGACTAAAAAATAAAGTAGATGCTTCTATTAAAATGTCAGCAGTAATAGCTATTCCATGTACTATGGGACTTTTCTTTCTAGCAGAGCCAGTAATGAAATTCATATTTCCGGGTAGATTTGACGGCATAGAAATATTAAAATACTTATCTTTATCTATACCATTTATAATAATTACTCAAACAACAACAGCAATATTGCAGGGGACAGGAAATTATATTAAACCTGTTATTAATTTATTAATTGGATGCATAATAAAGATTATATTAACTTGCACATTAGTTCCAATGGAAGCTTTTAATATATATGGTGCTGTTATAGCAAGCTGTGGAGCATATTCATTAATAAGTATTTTAAATATGATAGCTATGAAGTTTACATTAAAAATAAAGTTAAATCTATATGAAATATTAATTAAGCCAACATATGCAGCTATTATTATGATGATATTTGTGTTAATTAGTTATAATATTATATATAAGAAGACAATAAGTAATGGAGTATCTTGCTTATTATCCATATTCTTGGGTATGATAATATATATCATATTAATAATTATATTTAGAGTATTTAATGTGGAGGACATAAAAAGCAGATTTAAAACATATTCAAAAAGAAACTAG
- a CDS encoding S1 domain-containing RNA-binding protein, translating to MTLMAGNIVEGTVINITNFGAFIEVEGKTGLVHISEVADSYVKDIREHLNEQDKVKVKVISIDDNGKISLSIKQANVQKKSVKPAEIDWKSADKKKTNNSGNFEDIMSKFLKDSEERMQDVKKHQEFKGKGGKKGN from the coding sequence ATGACCTTAATGGCAGGAAACATAGTAGAGGGCACAGTGATAAACATTACGAATTTTGGAGCTTTTATTGAAGTTGAAGGCAAAACTGGATTAGTTCATATTTCAGAAGTCGCAGATTCTTACGTAAAAGATATTAGGGAACATCTTAATGAACAGGATAAAGTAAAGGTAAAAGTCATTTCAATTGATGATAATGGCAAAATCAGCCTTTCAATAAAGCAGGCAAATGTTCAAAAAAAGTCTGTTAAGCCAGCAGAAATTGATTGGAAGTCAGCTGATAAGAAGAAGACTAATAACTCAGGAAATTTTGAGGATATTATGTCTAAGTTTTTAAAAGATAGTGAAGAAAGAATGCAAGATGTAAAGAAACATCAGGAATTTAAAGGTAAGGGTGGAAAGAAAGGCAATTAA
- the mazG gene encoding nucleoside triphosphate pyrophosphohydrolase gives MIKIMGLGPGAKEALTIGTIQELESNKNIFLRTEKHPTVDYLKKKNIEFNTYDDVYESIQSFDEVYLNIANDLIKKHDELGNLIYAVPGHPLVAEKSVFNLIELCKEKNIEYKIIPAVSFIDAMIESLRIDPIEGLKVIDSFDIRNQILDKRIGTIITQVYNPLIASEVKLKLLECYNDETEIYYVRAAGIIGQESIRKIPLFELDMQEDIDYLTSVYIPKDLNNKKDFNDLLEIIEILRGENGCPWDKEQTHESLKKALIEESYEVIDAIDEEDDNSLIEELGDVLLQVVFHSSIGKEEGYFDINDVIEGICNKMISRHPHVFNNSSGLNSSDEVLVKWDELKKKEKGYTSIAEEMRGITKGLPALLRAHKVQEKARKVGFDFKNVNLAIDKVKEELKEVIDVYNKENVEKIIEEVGDVLFSCVNVSRLLKVDEEIALNNTIDKFIKRFDYVERVSKEKSIELTNKNLDKMDKLWEISKKLD, from the coding sequence ATGATTAAAATAATGGGACTAGGACCAGGGGCGAAGGAAGCATTAACTATAGGAACAATACAAGAACTTGAGAGTAATAAAAATATATTTTTAAGAACAGAAAAACATCCAACAGTAGATTACCTAAAGAAAAAGAATATCGAATTTAATACTTATGATGATGTCTATGAAAGTATCCAAAGTTTTGATGAAGTATATCTAAATATAGCTAACGATTTAATAAAAAAGCATGATGAATTAGGAAATTTAATTTACGCAGTACCAGGACATCCGTTAGTTGCAGAAAAATCAGTATTTAATTTAATTGAATTATGTAAGGAAAAAAATATAGAATATAAGATAATACCAGCCGTAAGTTTTATTGATGCGATGATTGAGAGCCTTAGAATTGATCCTATAGAAGGATTAAAGGTAATAGATTCTTTTGATATAAGAAATCAAATTTTAGATAAGAGAATAGGAACTATAATTACGCAAGTATACAATCCATTAATAGCATCAGAAGTTAAGTTAAAATTACTAGAATGTTATAATGATGAAACAGAAATATATTATGTAAGAGCAGCAGGAATAATAGGACAGGAAAGTATAAGAAAGATACCTTTATTTGAATTGGATATGCAGGAAGATATAGACTATTTAACATCTGTCTACATTCCTAAGGATCTTAATAATAAAAAGGATTTTAACGATTTACTAGAGATAATTGAAATATTAAGGGGCGAAAATGGTTGCCCATGGGATAAGGAACAAACTCATGAATCTTTAAAAAAAGCTTTGATAGAGGAGAGTTATGAAGTTATAGATGCAATAGATGAGGAGGATGATAATTCTTTAATTGAAGAACTGGGAGATGTACTTCTACAGGTTGTTTTCCATTCCTCAATAGGAAAAGAGGAAGGATATTTTGATATAAATGATGTGATAGAGGGAATATGTAATAAAATGATAAGCAGGCATCCTCACGTCTTTAATAATTCTAGTGGATTAAATTCCTCAGACGAGGTATTAGTAAAATGGGATGAATTAAAAAAGAAAGAAAAGGGATATACTAGTATTGCAGAAGAAATGAGAGGTATAACAAAAGGATTACCGGCATTATTAAGAGCACATAAGGTTCAAGAGAAAGCGAGGAAAGTTGGATTCGATTTTAAAAATGTAAATTTGGCTATAGATAAAGTAAAAGAAGAACTTAAAGAGGTAATTGATGTATATAATAAAGAAAATGTGGAGAAAATAATAGAAGAAGTTGGAGATGTACTATTTTCATGTGTTAATGTTTCAAGGCTTTTAAAAGTAGATGAGGAAATAGCATTAAATAATACTATAGACAAGTTTATAAAAAGGTTTGATTACGTTGAAAGAGTTTCAAAAGAAAAAAGTATTGAATTAACTAATAAAAATTTGGATAAAATGGATAAACTTTGGGAAATATCAAAAAAACTAGATTAA